One window of the Pyrus communis chromosome 17, drPyrComm1.1, whole genome shotgun sequence genome contains the following:
- the LOC137723634 gene encoding receptor-like protein 6 gives MKIPPFSWLFLIPFYYFSISINVFLVYGQCPGDQQSLLLQLKNNLTFDTATSKKLVKWNKGSDHCSWEGVSCKKGCVSSLDLSSEKITGGLDNSSSLFGLKSIEYLNLAYNFFNYTQIPSEFKQLTGLSNLNLSNAGFAGQVPIEISHLTRLVTLDLSAFYFPGTPSLKLENPRLDVLLRNFSELVELYLDSVNISAQGTEWCQAISSSLPNLRVLSMSTCNLSGPIHNSLLKLKSLSVIRIENNYLSTQVPEFFSKFHNLTSLRIMNSGLYGAFPKNIFKVPTLQTIDLSGNPQLQGSLPEFPKNGSLRSLVLHGANFSGQMLPNSIGNLKLLSKIDIGTCNFTGSIPRSMEDLTQLVYLDLSANNFNGSVPSFSMAKNLTLLDLSYNQLTGQINSSRWENLTSLVNLDLRHNLLNGTIPPSVFSLPMLQMLQLSDNEFSGKLPEFGAIAVLDTLDLSRNKLEGPIPKSILKFRQLKILSLSSNNFTGSFLLNDIQQLRNLSSLDLSFNSLSINYNDTNSSHSLFPNITTLKLVSGNLRRIPGFLTNQSKLATLDLSQNQIHGEIPNWIWGLSNLSQLNLSCNSLVTLQGPFLNLTSNLFVLDLHSNQLQGQIPFFPPSASYLDYSRNNFSSSIPADIGVFLNYTIFFSLSSNKFQGSIPESICKATYLQVLDMSNNSLGGPIPQCLTEISRTLAVLNLRRNRLGGSVPNRFPQHCSLKTLDLSGNQIAGLFPKSLANCSMLEVLNMGNNQIKDIFPRLLKNISSLRVLVLRSNHFYGQIGCSTTSGPWPKLQIVDIARNNFSGEISGTCLITWSAMMADEHDAMAKINYLRVEVPHSSLYYQDAITVTTKGLEMELVRILTVFTSIDFSCNKFNGSIPEEVGELKSLHGLNLSSNAFTGTIPSSLGNLRQLESLDLSNNKLSGQIPQELVKLNFLSFLNLSINQLEGRIPTGTQIQSFSAASFTFNKGLWGPPLTVDITSQLPPPPPLEKGHSNAQPEIDFDLISTEIGCILGFGAVIGPLVFCKRWRKWYYKTVENIFFKVFPQLEERIGPHRRHVHITQGPRH, from the coding sequence ATGAAAATTCCTCCGTTTTCATGGCTTTTTTTAATACCCTTTTACTACTTTTCCATCAGCATCAACGTATTTCTCGTCTACGGCCAATGTCCCGGCGATCAGCAATCTTTGCTGCTACAATTGAAGAACAACCTCACATTTGACACTGCAACATCTAAGAAACTTGTCAAGTGGAACAAAGGCTCGGATCACTGCTCTTGGGAAGGAGTGTCCTGCAAAAAGGGTTGTGTTTCGAGTCTGGACTTGAGCAGCGAGAAAATTACTGGTGGACTTGATAATTCGAGTTCTCTTTTTGGTCTCAAGTCAATTGAGTACCTGAATTTGGCTTACAATTTCTTCAACTATACTCAGATTCCATCCGAGTTCAAGCAGCTAACCGGTTTGAGTAATCTGAACTTGTCGAATGCTGGCTTTGCGGGGCAGGTTCCAATTGAGATTTCGCATCTGACGAGGTTGGTAACTCTTGATTTGTCTGCCTTTTATTTCCCCGGAACTCCTTCGTTGAAACTTGAGAATCCAAGATTAGATGTGCTGCTTAGGAACTTTTCTGAGCTTGTTGAACTTTATCTCGATAGTGTGAATATATCAGCACAGGGGACTGAGTGGTGCCAAGCGATATCATCTTCATTGCCAAATTTGAGGGTGTTGAGCATGTCCACTTGTAACCTTTCAGGCCCTATTCATAATTCATTACTGAAGCTTAAGTCACTCTCAGTTATTCGTATTGAGAACAACTATTTGTCTACTCAAGTTCCAGAGTTCTTCTCGAAATTCCACAATTTGACTTCCTTACGAATCATGAATTCTGGATTATATGGTGCATTCCCAAAGAATATCTTCAAGGTGCCGACACTGCAGACTATTGACTTATCCGGTAATCCGCAGCTTCAAGGTTCCTTACCAGAATTTCCAAAGAATGGCTCTCTTCGATCGCTGGTTCTCCATGGGGCAAATTTCTCAGGCCAGATGCTTCCGAACTCTATTGGGAACCTCAAATTGCTGTCCAAAATAGATATTGGAACTTGTAATTTCACTGGGTCAATCCCGAGATCAATGGAAGACCTTACACAGTTGGTTTATTTGGATTTGTCGGCTAACAATTTCAATGGTTCAGTTCCATCTTTCAGCATGGCCAAGAATCTGACCCTACTAGATCTTTCTTACAATCAGCTAACGGGTCAGATTAATTCCTCACGCTGGGAAAACCTGACTAGTCTGGTGAATCTCGACTTGCGACACAATCTACTTAATGGGACTATTCCACCATCTGTGTTTTCTCTTCCCATGCTGCAGATGCTACAGCTTTCTGACAATGAATTTTCTGGTAAGTTGCCTGAATTTGGTGCTATAGCTGTACTGGACACACTTGATTTGAGTAGAAACAAGTTGGAAGGGCCAATTCCGAAGTCTATCTTGAAATTCCGTCAGCTCAAAATACTTTCACTTTCTTCGAACAACTTCACTGGCTCTTTTCTTCTGAATGATATTCAGCAGCTAAGAAATCTTTCGAGTCTTGATCTTTCATTCAATAGCTTGTCTATTAATTACAATGACACCAATTCCTCTCATTCCTTGTTTCCAAATATTACCACATTGAAGTTAGTTTCTGGCAATTTGAGACGAATCCCCGGTTTCTTGacaaatcaatcaaaattaGCCACTTTGGACCTATCACAAAACCAGATTCATGGTGAGATACCCAACTGGATTTGGGGGCTCAGTAATCTTTCCCAACTAAATCTTTCTTGCAACTCTCTGGTAACTCTACAAGGTCCCTTCCTCAATCTCACTTCTAATTTGTTTGTGCTTGACCTTCATTCCAACCAGCTTCAGGGACAAATCCCATTTTTTCCACCATCTGCCTCTTATCTGGATTATTCGAGGAACAACTTCAGCTCTAGCATACCGGCAGACATTGGGGTTTTCCTTAATTACACAATATTCTTCTCTCTTTCAAGCAATAAGTTCCAAGGCAGCATTCCAGAATCAATCTGCAAGGCAACATATCTTCAGGTTCTTGATATGTCCAATAATTCTCTAGGTGGACCGATTCCCCAATGCTTGACTGAGATAAGCAGGACACTGGCAGTACTTAATCTGAGGAGAAACAGACTTGGTGGCTCTGTCCCTAATAGATTTCCACAGCATTGTAGTTTAAAAACTCTCGACCTCAGTGGAAATCAGATAGCAGGTCTATTTCCAAAATCTCTTGCCAACTGCTCAATGTTAGAGGTTCTAAACATGGGAAACAATCAGATAAAGGATATCTTTCCTCGCTTGTTGAAGAATATATCCTCCTTGCGTGTCCTTGTTTTGCGATCCAACCATTTTTATGGACAAATTGGATGTAGCACGACCAGTGGCCCCTGGCCAAAGCTTCAAATTGTTGACATAGCTCGCAACAATTTTAGTGGTGAAATATCAGGAACATGTTTGATAACCTGGTCAGCAATGATGGCTGACGAACATGATGCCATGGCAAAGATTAATTACCTCCGAGTTGAAGTTCCGCATTCCAGTCTATATTATCAGGATGCTATAACAGTTACCACCAAAGGTCTAGAGATGGAATTGGTAAGGATCTTAACAGTCTTCACCTCAATTGACTTCTCCTGCAACAAATTCAATGGATCAATACCTGAGGAAGTGGGAGAGCTCAAATCCCTCCATGGCCTAAACTTGTCCAGTAATGCTTTCACAGGCACAATCCCATCATCACTAGGTAATCTACGACAACTCGAGTCCTTAGACCTTTCAAACAACAAATTGAGCGGACAAATTCCACAAGAGCTTGTCAAACTTAATTTCCTCTCGTTCCTGAATCTCTCAATAAATCAACTAGAGGGGAGGATTCCAACTGGCACTCAGATTCAATCTTTTTCAGCAGCTTCTTTCACATTCAACAAAGGATTGTGGGGGCCTCCTTTGACAGTTGATATCACCTCACaattgccaccaccaccaccactagaaAAAGGTCATTCTAATGCTCAACCTGAGATTGATTTTGATCTTATAAGTACTGAGATTGGATGTATCCTTGGCTTTGGAGCTGTCATCGGGCCACTCGTGTTCTGCAAGAGATGGCGGAAATGGTATTACAAAACTGTGGAGAACATCTTCTTTAAGGTATTTCCTCAGCTTGAAGAAAGAATCGGTCCTCACCGAAGACATGTTCACATAACTCAAGGGCCGAGACATTGA
- the LOC137722844 gene encoding receptor-like protein 7: MKIPLFSWLFLIPFYYFSISINVFLVYGQCPGDQQSLLLQLKNNLTFDTATSKKLVKWNKGSDHCSWEGVSCKKGCVSSLDLSSEEITGGLDNSSSLFGLKSIEYLNLAYNFFNYTQIPSEFKQLTGLSNLNLSNAGFAGQVPIEISHLTRLVTLDLSTFYFPGTPSLNLEKLKLDVLLGNFSELVELYLDGVNISAQGTEWCQAISSSLPNLRVLSLSTCNLSGPIHNSLLKLKSLSVIRIDSNNLSTQVPEFFSKFHNLTSLRIMNSGLYGAFPKNIFKVPTLQTIDLSDNPQLKGSLPEFPKNGSLRSLVLHGANFSGQMLPNSIGNLKLLSKIDIGTCNFTGSIPRSMEDLTQLVYLDLSANKFNGSVPSFSMAKNLTLLDLSYNQLTGQINSSRWEKLTSLVNLDLRHNLLNGTIPPSVFSLPMLQKLQLSDNEFSGKLPEFGAIAVLDTLDLSSNKLEGPIPKSILKFRQLKILSLSSNNFTGSFLLNDIQQLRNLSSLDLSFNSLSINYNDTNSSHSLFPNITTLKLVSGNLRRIPGFLRNQSKLATLDLSQNQIHGEIPNWIWRLSNLFQLNLSCNSLVTLQGPFLNLTSNLFVLDLHSNQLQGQIPFFPPSASYLDYSRNNFSSSIPADIGVFLNYTIFFSLSSNKFQGSIPESICKAPYLQVLDMSNNSLGGPIPQCLTEISRTLAVLNLRRNRLGGSVPNGFPQHCSLKTLDLSGNQIAGLFPKSLANCTMLEVLNMGNNQIMGIFPRLLKNISSLRVLVLRSNHFHGQIGCNTTSGNWPNLQIVDIARNNFSGAIHGRCLMTWSAMMADEDDAMVKINHLQFQVMQFSQVYYQDTITVTTKGLEMELVKILTVFTSIDISCNNFNGSIPEEVGDLKSLYGLNLSGNAFTGSIPSSLGNLQQLESLDLSDNKLSGTIPQGLVKLNFLSFLNLSNNQLEGRIPTGTQIQSFSPDSFIGNTGLCGAPLPKKCSDTNMSPDASPTGRNEVSKVDWQSIYTGVGYGVGAGVVVILLIVWEEGRNWLEDSIDKILLAILPMMGYSYKTRAEWDDEDDEDLEEESTYIIEDYSRDEIVSEDRVFRGPYCVFCSKLDMSRKRAIHDPNCTCHFSPPITSSSSSSHSFSP, translated from the coding sequence ATGAAAATTCCTCTGTTTTCATGGCTTTTCTTAATACCCTTTTACTACTTTTCCATCAGCATCAACGTATTTCTCGTCTACGGCCAATGTCCCGGCGATCAGCAATCTTTGCTGCTACAATTGAAGAACAACCTCACATTTGACACTGCAACATCTAAGAAACTTGTCAAGTGGAACAAAGGCTCGGATCACTGCTCTTGGGAAGGAGTGTCCTGCAAAAAGGGTTGTGTTTCGAGTCTGGACTTGAGCAGCGAGGAAATTACTGGTGGACTTGATAATTCGAGTTCTCTTTTCGGTCTCAAGTCAATCGAGTACCTGAATTTGGCTTACAACTTCTTCAACTATACTCAGATTCCATCCGAGTTCAAGCAGCTAACCGGTTTGAGTAATCTGAACTTGTCGAATGCTGGCTTTGCGGGGCAGGTTCCGATTGAGATTTCACACCTGACGAGGTTGGTAACTCTTGATTTGTCTACCTTTTATTTCCCCGGAACTCCTTCGTTGAATCTTGAGAAACTGAAATTGGATGTGCTGCTTGGGAACTTTTCTGAGCTTGTTGAACTTtatcttgatggtgtgaataTATCAGCACAGGGGACTGAGTGGTGCCAAGCGATATCATCTTCATTGCCAAACTTGAGGGTATTGAGCTTGTCCACTTGTAACCTTTCAGGCCCTATTCATAATTCATTACTGAAGCTTAAGTCACTCTCAGTTATTCGTATTGACAGCAACAATTTGTCTACTCAAGTTCCAGAGTTCTTCTCGAAATTCCACAATTTGACTTCCTTACGAATCATGAATTCTGGATTATATGGTGCATTCCCAAAGAATATCTTCAAGGTGCCGACACTGCAGACTATTGACTTATCCGATAATCCACAGCTTAAGGGTTCCTTACCAGAATTTCCAAAGAATGGCTCTCTTCGATCGCTGGTTCTCCATGGGGCAAATTTCTCAGGCCAGATGCTTCCGAACTCTATTGGGAACCTCAAATTGCTGTCCAAAATAGATATTGGAACTTGTAATTTCACTGGGTCAATCCCGAGATCAATGGAAGACCTTACACAGTTGGTTTATTTGGACTTGTCGGCGAACAAGTTCAATGGTTCAGTTCCATCTTTCAGTATGGCCAAGAATCTGACCCTACTAGATCTTTCTTACAATCAGCTAACGGGTCAGATTAATTCCTCACGCTGGGAAAAGCTGACTAGTCTGGTGAATCTCGACTTGCGACACAATCTACTTAATGGGACTATTCCACCATCTGTGTTTTCTCTTCCCATGCTGCAGAAGCTACAGCTTTCTGACAATGAATTTTCTGGTAAGTTGCCTGAATTTGGTGCTATAGCTGTACTGGACACACTTGATTTGAGTAGCAACAAGTTGGAAGGGCCAATTCCGAAGTCTATCTTGAAATTCCGTCAGCTCAAAATACTTTCACTTTCTTCGAACAACTTCACTGGCTCTTTTCTTCTGAATGATATTCAGCAGCTAAGAAATCTTTCGAGTCTTGATCTTTCATTCAATAGCTTGTCTATTAATTACAATGACACCAATTCATCTCATTCCTTGTTTCCAAATATTACCACATTGAAGTTAGTTTCTGGCAATTTGAGACGAATCCCTGGTTTCTTGAGAAATCAATCAAAATTAGCCACTTTGGACCTATCACAAAACCAGATTCATGGTGAGATACCCAACTGGATTTGGAGGCTCAGTAATCTTTTCCAGCTAAATCTTTCTTGCAACTCTCTGGTAACTCTACAAGGTCCTTTCCTCAATCTCACTTCTAATTTGTTTGTGCTTGATCTTCATTCCAACCAGCTTCAGGGACAAATCCCATTTTTTCCACCATCTGCCTCTTATCTGGATTATTCGAGGAACAACTTCAGCTCTAGCATACCGGCAGACATTGGGGTTTTCCTTAATTACACAatattcttctctctctcaagcAATAAGTTCCAAGGCAGCATTCCAGAATCAATCTGCAAGGCGCCATATCTTCAGGTTCTTGATATGTCCAATAATTCTCTAGGTGGACCGATTCCCCAATGCTTGACTGAGATAAGCAGGACACTGGCAGTACTTAATCTGAGGAGAAACAGACTTGGTGGCTCTGTCCCTAATGGATTTCCACAGCATTGTAGTTTAAAAACTCTCGACCTCAGTGGAAATCAGATAGCAGGTCTATTTCCAAAATCTCTTGCCAACTGCACAATGTTAGAGGTTCTAAACATGGGAAACAATCAGATAATGGGTATCTTTCCTCGATTGTTGAAGAATATATCCTCCTTGCGTGTCCTTGTTTTGCGATCCAACCATTTTCATGGACAAATTGGATGTAACACGACCAGTGGTAACTGGCCAAATCTTCAAATTGTTGACATAGCTCGCAACAATTTTAGTGGTGCAATACATGGAAGATGTTTGATGACCTGGTCAGCAATGATGGCTGACGAAGATGATGCCATGGTGAAGATTAATCACCTCCAATTTCAAGTTATGCAGTTCAGTCAGGTATATTATCAGGATACTATAACAGTTACCACCAAAGGTCTAGAGATGGAATTGGTAAAGATCTTAACAGTCTTCACCTCGATTGACATCTCCTGCAACAATTTCAATGGATCAATACCTGAGGAAGTGGGAGACCTCAAATCACTCTATGGCCTAAACTTGTCCGGTAATGCTTTCACAGGTTCAATCCCATCATCACTGGGTAACCTACAACAGCTTGAGTCCTTGGACCTTTCAGACAACAAACTGAGTGGAACAATTCCACAAGGGCTTGTCAAACTTAATTTCCTTTCTTTCCTGAATCTCTCAAACAATCAACTGGAGGGGAGAATTCCAACTGGCACTCAGATTCAATCTTTTTCACCAGATTCTTTCATTGGCAATACAGGATTGTGTGGGGCACCTTTGCCTAAAAAATGCAGTGATACCAACATGTCACCAGATGCATCACCAACGGGTCGAAACGAAGTGTCAAAAGTTGATTGGCAGTCCATATATACTGGAGTGGGTTATGGAGTGGGAGCAGGAGTTGTTGTTATCCTCTTAATCGTGtgggaagaaggaagaaactgGTTAGAGGACAGCATTGACAAAATTCTTCTGGCGATTCTTCCAATGATGGGATATTCTTATAAAACTCGTGCTGAATGGGATGATGAGGACGACGAAGACTTGGAAGAAGAGAGCACATATATCATTGAAGACTATAGCAGAGACGAGATTGTTTCAGAAGACAGAGTGTTTCGGGGTCCATATTGTGTGTTTTGTTCAAAACTTGATATGAGTAGGAAGAGGGCCATCCATGACCCAAACTGTACATGCCATTTCTCTCCACCTATtacgtcttcttcttcctcttcgcaCTCATTTTCTCCATAA
- the LOC137721812 gene encoding uncharacterized protein — translation MASGDEFRLTSPEIDHEGRLPRKYTGEGQGTKKNISPPLEWYNLPQGTKSLALVVQDIDAPDPKGPLVPWTHWVVVNIPPTLKKLPEGFSGKEEEVGGDYGEIKEGNNDWKVPGWRGPMLPNHGHRIEFKLYALDDDLHLGHKVTKEKVLEAIEGHVLGEAVLIAIF, via the exons ATGGCTTCCGGCGACGAATTCAGATTGACATCACCCGAAATAGACCATGAAGGAAGGTTACCCAGAAAATACACAGGAGAAGGTCAAGGAACAAAAAAGAACATATCTCCACCTTTAGAATGGTACAACTTGCCACAAGGGACCAAGAGCCTAGCCCTAGTTGTACAGGACATTGACGCACCCGACCCAAAGGGTCCGCTCGTGCCTTGGACGCATTGGGTCGTGGTGAACATTCCACCGACTCTGAAAAAACTGCCGGAGGGTTTTTCCGGTAAAGAAGAGGAGGTGGGTGGTGATTATGGCGAGATCAAGGAAGGTAACAATGATTGGAAGGTGCCTGGGTGGCGTGGGCCCATGCTGCCTAATCATGGTCATAGGATCGAGTTCAAGCTTTATGCTTTGGACGATGATCTGCACCTAGGTCACAAG GTGACGAAGGAGAAGGTGTTGGAGGCAATTGAAGGGCATGTTCTGGGAGAAGCAGTGTTGATCGCCATTTTCTGA